One segment of Triticum aestivum cultivar Chinese Spring chromosome 2A, IWGSC CS RefSeq v2.1, whole genome shotgun sequence DNA contains the following:
- the LOC123189362 gene encoding pentatricopeptide repeat-containing protein At5g09450, mitochondrial, which yields MAAALLRAARASRHLALPRSIVGRPSQLSSSSCTASAAETLSPAAAAPPTPADVEDAVVVEAEEDDLRSHIFRLRLAKRSATEALEKWAGEGRAAPAPELRRIARDLSRARRYKHALEVAEWMKTHHESDLSENDYGVRIDLITKVFGANAAEDFFEKLPPAAKSLEAYTALLHSYARSKMVDKAERLFQRMKDADLPIDVLVYNEMMTLYISVGELDKVPTLAEELKRQNVSPDLFTYNLRISASVASMDLEAFKGILDEMSKDPNSNEGWTLYRNLASIYVDASQLVSSGSSLVETEAKISQREWITYDLLVILHAGLGNLDRVKDIWKSMQMTSQRMTSRNYVCVLSAYLMCGQLKDAAEVVDQWQRSKVPEFDISACNRLFDALLAAGFTDTADSFRELMLQKSCILSSRANACS from the exons ATGGCGGCGGCTCTTCTCCGAGCAGCTCGTGCCTCGCGGCACCTCGCGCTCCCCCGCTCTATCGTCGGCCGCCCTAGCCAgctgtcctcctcctcctgcaccgcctctgCGGCGGAGACGCTGTCCCCTGCCGCCGCTGCGCCGCCCACCCCCGCAGACGTTGAGGACGCGGTCGTTGTCGAAGccgaggaggacgacttgaggagCCACATCTTCCGGCTGCGGCTGGCGAAGCGGAGCGCGACGGAGGCGCTCGAGAAATGGGCCGGCGAGGGCCGTGCCGCCCCCGCGCCGGAGCTCCGCCGCATCGCCCGCGACCTCAGCCGCGCCCGCCGCTACAAGCACGCGCTCGAG GTAGCAGAGTGGATGAAGACACATCATGAGTCTGATTTATCTGAGAACGACTATGGGGTGCGCATCGACTTGATTACAAAAGTTTTTGGCGCTAATGCAGCTGAAGATTTTTTTGAGAAGCTTCCACCTGCAGCCAAATCACTGGAAGCATATACTGCACTCCTCCATTCATATGCTCGATCAAAGATGGTAGACAAAGCCGAGAGGCTGTTTCAGAGAATGAAGGATGCAGACCTACCTATTGATGTCCTGGTCTACAATGAAATGATGACCTTGTATATTTCTGTCGGCGAGCTTGATAAGGTTCCAACTCTTGCTGAGGAATTGAAGAGGCAAAATGTTTCACCAGACCTATTCACATACAACCTCCGGATCAGCGCGTCGGTTGCATCCATGGATCTCGAGGCGTTCAAAGGAATTCTCGATGAGATGTCAAAAGATCCAAACTCCAACGAAGGATGGACACTGTACCGGAACCTCGCTAGTATCTACGTCGATGCCAGCCAGCTTGTTAGCTCGGGGAGTTCACTGGTGGAAACCGAGGCGAAGATTAGCCAGAGGGAGTGGATAACCTACGATCTCCTCGTCATCTTGCACGCCGGTCTCGGCAACCTGGACAGGGTAAAGGACATATGGAAGTCGATGCAGATGACCTCCCAGAGAATGACTAGCCGGAACTATGTCTGCGTGCTCTCCGCCTATCTGATGTGCGGGCAGCTGAAGGATGCCGCGGAGGTCGTCGACCAGTGGCAGCGATCGAAAGTCCCAGAGTTCGACATCTCCGCCTGCAACAGGCTGTTTGATGCTCTTCTGGCTGCTGGCTTCACCGACACGGCGGATAGCTTTAGAGAGCTGATGTTGCAGAAGAGCTGTATACTGTCGAGCAGGGCAAACGCGTGCTCCTGA
- the LOC123185532 gene encoding E3 ubiquitin-protein ligase ATL6, which yields MVAAMEVRPHLLLVLLCLLGAGAGSCVAQTLPPAPVPQSGAAAAPRPTPFGRTMSTVITVAISVFFFLLFFCAYINQCRLAENAAPQGAAAAAAGAGASRRGKRGLDPAVVATFPIMQYREIKEHKIGRGVLECAVCLTAFEEADDLRLLPHCSHAFHPECIDPWLEARITCPLCRANLEKPPPPPQPSAVAPPSPEQVARRQPSPSPSPPHAVAIPVREEEEESDEDDRKEEAMELEMLRSERRAARLPRSHSTGHSLFAASAAAAERSDHERFTLRLPHHVREQVLRSRRLRHATSLIDFAGASPEGSVRGGRPAGGGGSSHGGRRWQAFLARTMSWARGGGDGSVRKGWDGSTRRGRDDAESSRKGAASPAPAPARP from the coding sequence ATGGTTGCGGCGATGGAGGTGCGTCCACACCTCCTCCTCGTCCTTCTCTGCCTCCTCGGCGCCGGCGCCGGATCATGCGTGGCGCAGACTTTGCCGCCGGCGCCGGTGCCGcagtccggggcggcggcggcgccgaggcCCACGCCGTTCGGGCGCACCATGTCCACGGTCATCACCGTCGCCATCAGCGtcttcttcttcctgctcttctTCTGCGCCTACATCAACCAGTGCCGCCTCGCCGAGAACGCCGCGCCGCAGGGggcggcggccgccgcggccgGGGCCGGGGCGTCCAGGCGGGGGAAGCGCGGGCTGGACCCGGCGGTGGTGGCCACGTTCCCGATCATGCAGTACAGGGAGATCAAGGAGCACAAGATCGGCAGGGGTGTGCTGGAGTGCGCCGTGTGCCTCACGGCGTTCGAGGAGGCCGACGACCTCCGGCTGCTGCCGCACTGCTCGCACGCCTTCCACCCCGAGTGCATCGACCCCTGGCTCGAGGCGCGGATCACGTGCCCGCTCTGCCGCGCCAACCTcgagaagccgccgccgccgccgcagccgtccgCCGTGGCGCCCCCGTCGCCCGAGCAGGTGGCGCGGCGTCAGCCCTCGCcttcgccgtccccgccgcacgcCGTGGCGATACCGgttcgggaggaggaggaggagagcgacgagGATGACCGGAAGGAGGAGGCGATGGAGCTGGAGATGCTGCGCAGCGAGCGGCGGGCGGCGAGGCTGCCGAGGTCGCACTCGACGGGCCATTCGCTCTTCGCGGCGTCGGCCGCCGCCGCGGAGCGGAGCGACCACGAGAGGTTCACGCTGCGGCTGCCGCACCACGTGAGGGAGCAGGTGCTGAGGTCGCGCCGCctgcgccacgccaccagcctgatCGACTTCGCCGGAGCGAGTCCCGAGGGGAGCGTGCGCGGAGgccggcccgcgggcggcggcggcagcagccacGGCGGGCGGCGGTGGCAGGCGTTCCTGGCGAGGACGATGTCGTGGGCCCGAGGGGGAGGCGACGGGTCGGTGCGGAAGGGGTGGGACGGGTCCACCCGGCGGGGAAGGGACGACGCCGAGTCGAGCAGAAAGGGGGCCgcttcgccggcgccggcgccggcgcggccaTGA